From the endosymbiont of Bathymodiolus septemdierum str. Myojin knoll genome, one window contains:
- the queE gene encoding 7-carboxy-7-deazaguanine synthase QueE, with protein sequence MKTELNINEIFYSLQGEAREVGLPTVFVRLTGCPLRCSYCDTEYAFKGSNLLSIDDIVTEIQRYKTKLVCVTGGEPLAQINCHILLDRLVKEGCQISLETSGSIDIQGVNPAVSIVMDVKTPSSGEVGKNLYSNIKKLEIKDQLKFVIGSKSDFDWSVNILSRYPTQAGVLFSPVFEALKPVDLADWILEKQLNVRLQVQMHKLLWGDQKGK encoded by the coding sequence ATGAAAACAGAACTTAACATCAATGAAATATTTTACTCCCTGCAAGGGGAGGCTCGCGAAGTGGGGTTACCGACGGTATTCGTGAGGTTGACAGGCTGCCCGTTGCGTTGCAGTTATTGTGATACCGAGTATGCGTTTAAGGGCAGTAATTTGTTGAGTATTGATGATATTGTTACGGAAATACAGCGTTATAAAACTAAGTTAGTTTGTGTGACTGGAGGCGAGCCGTTGGCACAGATTAATTGCCATATTTTGTTAGATAGACTTGTCAAAGAGGGTTGTCAAATTTCATTAGAAACCAGTGGAAGTATTGATATTCAGGGTGTCAATCCGGCTGTGTCGATTGTGATGGATGTAAAAACGCCGAGTTCTGGGGAAGTTGGCAAAAATTTATACAGTAATATTAAAAAACTAGAAATTAAAGATCAGTTGAAGTTTGTTATTGGTTCAAAATCTGATTTTGATTGGAGTGTTAATATTCTTAGTCGATATCCAACACAGGCAGGCGTGTTGTTTTCGCCAGTATTTGAAGCGCTTAAACCTGTCGATTTGGCAGATTGGATTTTAGAGAAGCAACTCAATGTGCGTTTACAAGTGCAAATGCATAAGCTTTTGTGGGGCGATCAAAAAGGCAAATAA
- a CDS encoding pyridoxal phosphate-dependent aminotransferase yields the protein MNNILSGRVAKVKPSATLAVTAKANELKAQGVQIVPMGSGEPDFDTPQNIQDAGIAAIKNGQTRYTAVDGTPDLKKAIIAKFKRDNGLDYNMNEVIVSSGGKQVFYNLCQAVLDKDDEVIIPSPYWVSYPDMVILADATPVIVETGLEQDFKITPEQLASSITDKTKLFVLNSPSNPTGAVYNKAELQALATVLQKHPQVLIITDDIYEHIRWGDDDFVNIVMADNDLKDRTIILNGVSKSYAMTGWRIGYGAGPETIIKAMKKIQGQSTSNPCSIAQAAALEALTGEQEIINTMVAAFKQRHDFIVDALNAIDGVECPKSQGAFYSFPRVEGLIERLGLKDDVELSTYCLEKLNIALVPGSAFGAAGYVRLSFATSMDNIKLAIEKLSKI from the coding sequence ATGAACAACATCCTTTCCGGCAGAGTTGCTAAAGTTAAACCTTCTGCCACATTAGCCGTTACTGCCAAAGCCAACGAACTCAAAGCGCAAGGTGTTCAAATCGTCCCCATGGGTTCGGGCGAACCCGATTTTGACACCCCACAAAACATCCAGGACGCAGGCATTGCTGCCATCAAAAACGGTCAAACTCGCTATACAGCCGTTGACGGCACCCCAGATTTAAAAAAAGCCATCATTGCCAAATTCAAACGCGACAACGGTTTAGACTACAATATGAACGAAGTTATAGTCTCATCAGGTGGCAAACAAGTGTTTTACAACCTCTGCCAAGCGGTGCTTGATAAAGATGACGAAGTCATCATCCCATCACCGTACTGGGTTAGTTACCCTGACATGGTAATTTTGGCAGATGCTACACCCGTCATTGTAGAAACAGGCTTAGAGCAAGACTTTAAAATTACCCCTGAACAATTAGCCTCTAGTATCACCGACAAAACCAAATTATTTGTCCTTAACAGCCCTTCTAATCCAACAGGTGCAGTCTATAACAAAGCGGAATTACAAGCCTTAGCAACCGTGTTGCAAAAACACCCGCAAGTGCTTATTATCACTGACGATATCTATGAGCATATTCGCTGGGGTGACGACGATTTTGTTAATATCGTCATGGCAGACAATGATTTAAAAGACCGTACAATTATCCTAAATGGCGTTTCTAAAAGTTATGCCATGACTGGCTGGCGCATCGGCTATGGTGCAGGTCCAGAAACCATCATTAAAGCCATGAAAAAAATCCAAGGTCAATCCACTTCAAATCCTTGTTCTATCGCTCAAGCAGCGGCATTAGAAGCCTTAACGGGTGAACAAGAAATTATTAATACTATGGTGGCGGCATTCAAACAGCGCCATGATTTTATTGTTGATGCACTCAATGCAATTGATGGTGTTGAGTGCCCTAAATCACAAGGTGCATTTTATTCGTTCCCACGCGTAGAAGGTCTAATTGAGCGCTTAGGCTTAAAAGATGATGTGGAATTATCCACTTATTGCCTGGAAAAACTTAATATCGCCCTGGTTCCAGGCTCTGCTTTTGGTGCTGCAGGTTATGTGCGCTTATCCTTTGCCACCAGTATGGATAATATCAAACTGGCTATAGAGAAACTCAGTAAGATTTAG
- a CDS encoding SulP family inorganic anion transporter — protein MLFSLINKYISINPKNDILSGLTVALALVPEAVAFALLAGVSPLVGLYAAFTIGLVTSIIGGRPGMISGATGAIAVVIGTLVAVHGVEYLFAAVVLTGVFQIIFGVLKLGKFIRLVPHPVFLGFVNGIAMVIFIGQVKQFKVDGTWITGEPLMIMLAIIVATMAIIQFLPRFTKAIPEILVAVIVGSLAVIWLGLDTRTVGDIASIKGGFPAFHIPDVAFNLDTLKIIFPYALTMALVGLIESLLTLNLIDDLTETTGQPNRESIGQGAANLVTGLFGGMGGCAMVGQSIINVKSGGRGRLSGIVASVALLLFILYLSEYIEMIPIAVLIGVMMMVVIGTFEWCTIRLFGKVPTLDIITGISVAAITILTDNLALAVIIGVILSALSFAWESASKIHYEKEQNENADNVYKIYGTLFFASKEHFQELFNPKEDTDNVYIDFANARALDHSAIQAIDKLAERYKRIGKTLHIQHLSAECRLLLKTAKNLVEVNVLEDPTYHVADDKLA, from the coding sequence ATGCTTTTCTCGCTTATCAATAAGTACATCTCAATCAATCCAAAAAACGACATTTTATCGGGTTTAACCGTCGCATTAGCTCTAGTGCCGGAAGCCGTTGCCTTTGCCCTACTCGCTGGCGTATCACCCTTAGTCGGTTTATATGCCGCTTTCACCATCGGTTTGGTAACCTCTATTATCGGCGGTCGTCCAGGTATGATTTCGGGTGCGACTGGTGCGATTGCCGTGGTCATTGGTACACTCGTGGCAGTGCATGGTGTGGAATATTTATTTGCCGCTGTTGTGTTAACCGGTGTTTTTCAGATTATTTTCGGTGTGCTAAAACTCGGTAAATTTATTCGTCTTGTGCCTCACCCAGTTTTCTTGGGCTTTGTCAACGGCATTGCCATGGTGATTTTCATCGGTCAAGTGAAACAATTTAAAGTAGATGGCACATGGATTACAGGTGAACCATTGATGATTATGTTGGCAATTATTGTTGCTACAATGGCAATTATCCAGTTTTTACCGAGATTTACTAAAGCCATTCCTGAGATTCTAGTCGCCGTGATTGTTGGCAGTTTGGCTGTGATTTGGCTGGGTCTCGACACTCGTACTGTCGGTGATATCGCTTCTATCAAAGGTGGTTTTCCTGCTTTTCACATCCCTGATGTTGCCTTCAATTTAGACACCCTAAAAATCATTTTTCCTTACGCGTTAACCATGGCATTAGTCGGCTTAATTGAAAGTCTATTAACCTTAAATTTGATAGATGATTTAACAGAAACTACTGGTCAGCCCAACCGTGAAAGCATCGGTCAAGGCGCTGCAAACTTAGTTACTGGTTTATTTGGTGGCATGGGTGGTTGTGCAATGGTCGGTCAAAGTATTATCAATGTTAAATCTGGCGGTCGCGGTCGCTTATCCGGCATCGTCGCTTCAGTCGCCCTATTGTTATTCATTCTCTATCTATCCGAATATATTGAAATGATTCCCATTGCCGTCCTCATTGGCGTAATGATGATGGTCGTCATTGGTACTTTTGAATGGTGTACTATCCGTTTGTTTGGCAAAGTCCCAACTTTGGATATTATCACTGGTATTTCAGTTGCTGCTATCACCATCTTAACTGATAATTTGGCTTTGGCTGTTATCATTGGCGTTATTTTATCGGCTCTTTCATTTGCCTGGGAGTCTGCCAGTAAGATTCACTATGAAAAAGAGCAAAATGAAAATGCTGATAATGTTTACAAAATCTATGGCACGCTATTTTTTGCTTCAAAAGAACACTTTCAAGAATTATTTAATCCCAAAGAAGACACGGATAATGTCTATATTGACTTTGCGAATGCCAGAGCCTTAGACCACTCTGCTATTCAAGCTATTGATAAACTCGCAGAACGCTACAAACGCATCGGTAAAACGCTACATATCCAACATTTGAGCGCCGAATGTCGCCTGCTATTAAAAACAGCTAAAAATTTGGTGGAAGTTAATGTTTTAGAAGACCCTACCTATCATGTGGCAGATGATAAATTAGCTTAA
- the uvrB gene encoding excinuclease ABC subunit UvrB, translated as MGKKFQLESQFSPMGDQPKAIKALVEGINAGEKFQTLLGVTGSGKTFTLANVIQQTKRASLIIAPNKTLAAQLYSEMKAFFPNNAVEYFVSYYDYYQPEAYVPASDTYIEKDSSINEQIEQMRLSATKALLERDDVIIIASVSAIYGLGDPDSYMQMLLHLSVGEIINQREILSRLSQMQYSRNDVSLMRGSFRVKGEVIDIFPADSEEQALRIELFDEEVEAIYWFDPLTGEKYKRLQRVSIYPKTHYVTPKSKILNMLEDIKAELKIRQKELLSANKLVEEQRLTQRVRMDIEMMSELGYCNGIENYSRYLSNRKAGQPPPTLLDYLPEDALVILDESHVTASQIGAMYKGDRARKTTLVEFGFRLPSALDNRPLRFEEFEGKIHQCLLVSATPAQYELDISSRIVEQVVRPTGLLDPEIEVRPVETQVDDLLSEIHKRVEMGDRVLVTTLTKRMSEQLSDYLSEHNVKVRYLHSDIDTVERVEIIRDLRLGIFDVLVGINLLREGLDIPEVSLVAILDADKEGFLRSERALIQTMGRAARNINGHVILYADKITKSMQKAMDVTTDRREKQRAHNKANGITPKSVSRPIVNILDTDDAMVADPEGEYDTQVIQQLSPVQLAKALKALEKEMIGFAEELKFEQAADIRNKIKKLKETQFKSGL; from the coding sequence ATGGGTAAGAAATTTCAATTAGAATCGCAATTTTCTCCAATGGGAGACCAGCCAAAGGCTATTAAGGCGTTGGTAGAAGGGATTAATGCGGGTGAAAAATTTCAAACATTGCTTGGCGTTACAGGGTCTGGTAAGACTTTTACCTTGGCAAATGTTATTCAACAGACTAAGCGTGCAAGTTTAATTATAGCGCCAAATAAAACGCTGGCGGCACAGTTATACAGTGAAATGAAAGCATTTTTCCCCAATAATGCGGTGGAATATTTTGTTTCTTATTATGATTATTACCAGCCAGAAGCGTATGTGCCAGCCAGTGATACTTATATTGAAAAAGATTCGTCGATTAACGAGCAGATTGAGCAGATGCGTTTGAGTGCAACCAAAGCATTATTGGAGCGAGATGATGTGATTATTATTGCCAGTGTGTCGGCAATTTATGGCTTGGGAGACCCTGATAGCTATATGCAAATGTTATTGCATTTGAGTGTTGGTGAAATTATTAATCAACGAGAAATCTTATCTCGTTTGTCGCAGATGCAATACAGCCGCAATGATGTAAGTTTAATGCGTGGTAGTTTTCGCGTAAAAGGTGAGGTGATTGATATTTTCCCCGCAGATTCGGAAGAGCAGGCATTACGCATTGAATTGTTTGATGAAGAGGTTGAGGCAATTTATTGGTTTGACCCGTTAACAGGCGAGAAATATAAACGCTTACAGCGTGTTAGTATTTACCCAAAAACGCATTATGTTACGCCAAAATCCAAGATTTTGAATATGTTAGAAGACATTAAGGCCGAGTTAAAAATTAGACAAAAAGAACTGCTATCGGCAAACAAATTGGTGGAGGAGCAACGCTTAACACAAAGGGTACGGATGGATATTGAGATGATGAGCGAATTAGGATATTGCAATGGCATTGAAAATTATTCGCGTTATTTATCCAATAGAAAAGCCGGGCAACCGCCACCGACATTGTTGGATTATTTACCTGAGGATGCCCTGGTGATTTTGGACGAGTCGCATGTGACAGCGAGTCAGATTGGCGCAATGTATAAGGGTGATAGGGCGCGTAAAACCACCTTGGTAGAGTTTGGTTTTCGCCTACCATCGGCACTTGATAATCGCCCATTGAGGTTTGAAGAATTTGAGGGAAAAATTCATCAATGTCTATTGGTATCTGCTACGCCAGCACAGTATGAATTGGATATTTCCAGTAGGATTGTTGAGCAAGTGGTACGCCCGACGGGTTTGTTAGACCCTGAAATTGAAGTGCGCCCCGTGGAAACGCAAGTCGATGATTTATTGAGTGAAATACACAAACGAGTTGAGATGGGGGATAGGGTGTTGGTTACTACTTTAACCAAGCGAATGAGCGAACAATTAAGTGATTATTTAAGTGAGCATAATGTTAAAGTTCGTTATTTACACTCTGATATTGATACGGTTGAGCGAGTAGAGATTATTCGCGATTTGCGTTTGGGTATTTTTGATGTTTTAGTGGGTATTAATTTACTTAGAGAGGGCTTAGACATTCCAGAAGTCTCGCTTGTTGCTATTTTAGATGCTGATAAAGAAGGTTTTTTGCGATCCGAACGCGCTTTAATTCAAACCATGGGTAGGGCGGCTAGAAATATCAATGGGCATGTGATTTTATACGCCGATAAAATTACCAAATCCATGCAAAAAGCAATGGATGTTACTACTGATCGCCGTGAAAAACAGCGAGCGCACAATAAAGCTAACGGCATCACCCCAAAAAGTGTATCCCGCCCAATCGTCAATATTTTAGACACCGATGATGCTATGGTTGCCGATCCAGAGGGTGAATACGATACCCAGGTCATACAGCAACTATCCCCTGTGCAACTTGCTAAAGCGTTAAAGGCATTAGAAAAAGAGATGATTGGTTTTGCAGAGGAGTTAAAATTTGAACAGGCAGCTGACATTCGTAATAAAATTAAAAAATTAAAAGAGACGCAATTCAAATCAGGACTATGA
- a CDS encoding IS3 family transposase codes for MHLTTDVDDYIEFYNHRRFHETLKYKKPMDVYQESIKLNQKKKRAS; via the coding sequence ATACACTTAACCACGGATGTAGATGATTATATTGAGTTTTATAACCACCGAAGATTCCATGAAACATTGAAATATAAAAAACCAATGGATGTGTATCAAGAAAGTATAAAATTGAATCAGAAAAAGAAGAGGGCTTCTTAG
- a CDS encoding Hsp20/alpha crystallin family protein, whose amino-acid sequence MKKMILTIALLTSTLLNAHGYKHGDEYYHPNLSNYSLFNDNFWRDFDRQFQQFDYQINRLQRNMPTLDTSSKQYFDKDKNSYIMEIKTSGIDKKNFEISSDENRLIIKAKQNASDDNKKSSSSFFQMVSIPADGDIANISAKFKDGILKISIPKLKKTISQIKKITIQ is encoded by the coding sequence ATGAAAAAAATGATACTAACTATCGCATTATTAACTTCAACCTTGCTTAATGCACATGGCTACAAACATGGAGATGAATATTATCATCCAAATCTATCTAATTATTCTTTGTTTAACGATAATTTTTGGCGTGATTTTGACCGTCAATTTCAACAGTTTGACTACCAAATTAACAGGCTACAGCGCAATATGCCTACTCTGGACACCTCTTCAAAGCAGTATTTTGATAAAGACAAAAACAGTTATATAATGGAGATTAAGACTTCGGGCATTGATAAAAAAAACTTTGAGATTTCAAGCGATGAAAATAGGCTGATTATCAAAGCCAAACAAAACGCAAGTGATGATAATAAAAAATCATCAAGCAGTTTTTTTCAAATGGTTTCCATTCCTGCAGATGGCGATATAGCGAATATTTCCGCTAAGTTTAAAGATGGTATATTAAAAATATCAATTCCAAAACTTAAAAAAACCATCTCACAAATTAAAAAGATTACGATTCAATAA